The Methanoregula boonei 6A8 genome has a window encoding:
- a CDS encoding hydrogenase large subunit yields the protein MTGKDTGAAATAAQEIFGSGISGRLAYGSSRECILDVNADELDRAVPGLAARNFVLSALFATPVYAGEGYILRYVFSHAGSILVLSRALNRKQATSIATIFPSATWPERECRDMYGIKFEGAFDTRRLVLHETCPAGFYPLEKSVKNAPVATKKTVPPAEEYPFRTVSGDGVYQVPVGPVHAGIIEPGHFRFSVIGETVFNLEIRLFYTHRGIEKLAEGKDPAACVRVAEAVSGDESAANATGLCMAIERLSGITVPDRAWHIRTVLCESERICSHLGDLSGMLTDVAFALGASHFAVLREEFFREQEKLSGSRFLRGMILPGGISRDIPVETLARYREFLARFAKEFRAGLAIVLSTPSVIDRFTQTGIIRKPLLGPLNITGPVARASGSGRDVRVDSPYGMYDRFIPVPHPLNDGDVLARFTVKAAEVLDSLSLIEKVIAGMPEGPVISADGVGDGAALALVEGPRGENLCWVEIREGRVFRYKVRTASYCNWLAIEHAAPGNIIADFPVINKSLNLSYAGTDL from the coding sequence ATGACAGGAAAAGATACCGGTGCAGCAGCCACGGCAGCGCAGGAGATCTTTGGCAGCGGTATCTCCGGCCGGCTCGCGTACGGGAGCAGCAGGGAATGTATCCTTGACGTGAATGCAGACGAACTTGACCGGGCCGTCCCCGGCCTTGCAGCCCGGAACTTTGTCCTGTCCGCACTCTTTGCCACTCCCGTGTACGCCGGCGAGGGGTACATACTCCGGTACGTCTTTTCGCATGCCGGGAGCATCCTTGTCCTCTCCCGGGCCCTCAACAGAAAACAGGCAACATCCATTGCCACGATCTTTCCCTCGGCCACATGGCCGGAGCGGGAGTGCAGGGATATGTACGGGATTAAATTTGAAGGCGCATTCGATACACGGCGCCTGGTCCTGCATGAGACCTGCCCGGCCGGGTTTTACCCCTTAGAAAAATCCGTTAAAAACGCACCCGTTGCAACCAAAAAAACCGTTCCCCCGGCCGAAGAGTACCCGTTCCGGACCGTGAGCGGTGACGGGGTGTACCAGGTGCCGGTGGGGCCGGTCCATGCCGGCATCATCGAACCGGGCCATTTCCGGTTCAGCGTGATCGGCGAGACCGTTTTCAACCTCGAGATCCGCCTCTTCTATACCCACCGGGGCATCGAAAAACTTGCCGAAGGAAAAGACCCGGCAGCATGCGTACGGGTTGCCGAAGCGGTAAGCGGGGACGAGTCGGCGGCAAATGCCACCGGCCTGTGCATGGCAATAGAACGGCTCTCCGGGATAACCGTGCCGGACCGGGCATGGCACATCAGGACGGTCCTGTGCGAATCGGAACGGATCTGCTCGCACCTCGGCGATCTCTCCGGCATGCTGACCGATGTGGCATTTGCCCTTGGGGCCAGCCACTTTGCCGTACTGCGCGAAGAGTTCTTCCGCGAGCAGGAGAAACTTTCCGGCTCCCGCTTCCTCCGGGGCATGATCCTGCCGGGAGGAATCAGCCGGGACATTCCTGTCGAAACCCTTGCCCGGTACCGTGAATTCCTTGCCCGGTTTGCAAAAGAGTTCCGGGCCGGCCTTGCGATCGTGCTCTCCACCCCCTCCGTGATCGACAGGTTTACGCAGACCGGAATTATCAGAAAACCGCTCCTGGGCCCGCTCAACATCACCGGCCCGGTTGCCCGGGCCTCGGGCAGCGGGCGGGACGTCCGGGTGGACAGCCCCTATGGGATGTACGACCGTTTCATACCCGTGCCCCATCCCTTAAATGACGGGGATGTCCTTGCCCGGTTCACGGTCAAGGCTGCTGAAGTCCTTGACTCCCTTTCCCTGATCGAAAAAGTGATTGCAGGAATGCCGGAAGGCCCGGTCATAAGCGCGGACGGGGTCGGTGACGGGGCGGCACTTGCACTCGTGGAGGGGCCGCGGGGAGAGAACCTCTGCTGGGTGGAGATCAGGGAGGGCAGGGTTTTCCGGTATAAGGTAAGGACGGCATCGTACTGCAACTGGCTGGCCATAGAACATGCAGCGCCGGGCAATATCATCGCGGATTTCCCGGTCATCAACAAGAGCCTGAACCTCTCGTACGCGGGAACGGACCTGTGA
- a CDS encoding proton-conducting transporter transmembrane domain-containing protein — protein sequence MILVAFALTALAAIVLVALSRTHNQMNAAAVGQALVFAALAFYILFFVRVPVDTFIVGSGYFFIDHLGLLEVLVATFIFVLAAVYARGYVGNLLISHELEAGSLKLFYAAWCLLELVIVLAFFSDNLALFWIFAEMTTVISAMLVAILSAKENIDAALKYIFVASVAMIFAFVGLIFLYEITRSALGTGTLNWTVLIAHASVLPAGMTTAAFLFVFIGFAAKSGIFPFHTWLPEAHAKAPSAVSAVLSGVLLNVGIYGIIRVFAIAHQTAAAAIVVPVILVFGIFTIAIAAFSMLPEKNLKKLVAFSSIENMGLMLTGIAVATPLAIFWVLVQVIAHALTKASLFFSAGILHRQYRNHLSADAPDDIHDVFRFQPLAAWGIVLGGLAIIGMPPFLAFFSKFFILLSLGSISPWVLALVLVLLFIAASAFGYFVIRTFGRTTPPGEPCEPVPYHTPLSMQAPIVILLALVLALGLMFPAGGYAFITQIVTELGFS from the coding sequence ATGATCCTTGTTGCCTTTGCGCTCACGGCTCTTGCCGCGATCGTCCTTGTTGCCCTCAGCCGCACGCACAACCAGATGAACGCCGCCGCAGTCGGCCAGGCGCTGGTCTTTGCCGCGCTCGCCTTCTACATTCTCTTCTTTGTCCGGGTGCCGGTGGATACGTTCATCGTAGGCAGCGGCTACTTCTTCATCGACCACCTCGGGCTCCTCGAAGTCCTTGTGGCAACATTCATCTTTGTGCTTGCCGCCGTGTACGCCCGGGGTTACGTGGGCAACCTGCTCATAAGCCACGAACTCGAAGCAGGGAGCCTGAAACTTTTCTATGCCGCATGGTGCCTGCTCGAACTGGTCATTGTCTTAGCATTTTTCTCCGATAACCTGGCCCTTTTCTGGATCTTTGCCGAGATGACCACGGTTATCTCCGCAATGCTTGTCGCCATCCTCTCGGCAAAAGAGAACATCGACGCGGCGCTCAAGTACATCTTTGTGGCCTCGGTGGCGATGATCTTTGCCTTTGTGGGCCTCATCTTCCTCTATGAGATCACGCGCTCTGCACTGGGCACCGGAACCCTCAACTGGACGGTGCTCATAGCCCATGCCTCAGTGCTCCCGGCCGGCATGACCACAGCCGCATTCCTCTTTGTCTTTATCGGGTTTGCCGCAAAGTCCGGCATCTTTCCCTTCCACACGTGGCTGCCTGAGGCCCACGCAAAGGCGCCGTCGGCCGTGAGCGCGGTCCTCTCGGGCGTGCTCCTCAACGTGGGGATCTATGGCATCATCCGGGTCTTTGCCATTGCCCACCAGACTGCTGCCGCGGCAATTGTCGTACCGGTCATCCTTGTCTTTGGTATCTTCACGATCGCGATCGCCGCATTCTCCATGCTGCCGGAAAAGAACCTCAAGAAGCTGGTCGCCTTTTCAAGTATCGAGAACATGGGCCTCATGCTCACCGGGATAGCAGTTGCAACCCCGCTTGCGATCTTCTGGGTGCTTGTGCAGGTTATCGCCCATGCGCTCACGAAAGCTTCGCTCTTCTTCTCGGCCGGCATCCTGCACCGCCAGTACCGGAACCACCTCTCGGCCGATGCACCCGATGATATCCATGATGTGTTCCGGTTCCAGCCTCTTGCTGCATGGGGAATCGTCCTTGGAGGACTTGCGATCATCGGTATGCCGCCGTTCCTGGCGTTCTTCTCCAAGTTCTTCATCCTGCTCTCGCTTGGCTCAATTTCGCCGTGGGTACTTGCGCTTGTCCTTGTGCTCCTCTTTATTGCCGCCTCTGCATTCGGGTATTTTGTGATCCGCACGTTCGGGCGGACCACGCCACCGGGTGAACCCTGCGAGCCTGTACCTTACCATACACCGCTCTCCATGCAGGCGCCGATCGTGATCCTGCTTGCGCTGGTGCTTGCCCTTGGCCTGATGTTCCCGGCAGGCGGATATGCATTCATTACGCAGATTGTAACGGAGCTCGGATTCTCATGA
- a CDS encoding hydrogenase-4 component E: MSDPAFFDGLVKILFVCVIVTSAYIITTRNLVSLVRVYALQSLSLVAIALALAWYENAAILLAIALLTLVFKVIVIPYFIATVQEKIRIKRDIEFHFLSPASSLLISLALMIVVYITLSRVFSPAPAEGSLFFFGAVIGISLVMMGMMVTFSRKKAITKVLGYLSMENGVLLFGLFATELPFIIEFLIVIDLVILILLTTILTVGIDSTLEDYHNRLHRFYLWEDQEESP; this comes from the coding sequence ATGAGCGACCCCGCATTCTTTGACGGCCTTGTCAAGATCCTCTTTGTCTGCGTGATCGTCACCTCCGCGTATATCATCACGACCCGGAACCTGGTCTCTCTTGTCCGGGTGTACGCGCTCCAGTCGCTCTCGCTTGTGGCAATCGCGCTTGCCCTTGCATGGTACGAGAATGCGGCAATCCTCCTTGCGATTGCCCTTCTCACCCTGGTCTTCAAGGTGATCGTCATCCCGTACTTCATCGCAACCGTCCAGGAGAAGATCCGGATAAAACGGGACATCGAGTTCCATTTCCTCAGCCCGGCAAGCTCCCTCCTGATCTCGCTTGCCCTCATGATCGTCGTGTACATCACGCTCTCCCGGGTATTCTCCCCGGCTCCCGCTGAAGGCAGCCTCTTTTTCTTCGGGGCGGTCATCGGGATCTCGCTTGTCATGATGGGCATGATGGTGACGTTCTCCCGGAAAAAGGCGATCACAAAAGTGCTCGGGTACCTTTCTATGGAGAACGGGGTGCTGCTCTTTGGGCTCTTTGCCACCGAGCTCCCGTTCATCATCGAATTTCTGATCGTAATAGACCTGGTCATCCTCATCCTGTTAACCACCATCCTCACGGTCGGGATAGACTCTACGCTCGAGGATTACCATAACCGCCTCCACCGGTTCTACCTCTGGGAAGACCAGGAGGAATCGCCATGA
- a CDS encoding respiratory chain complex I subunit 1 family protein has translation MSFDFFLYGIINTLCVVLVAPLFVSVVKKVKAWTQGRQGPSVFQTYYTIAKLLKKEVIYSPDASRISRVTPWVCMVAILVASLFVPLVYVTAPVGGIGNIILFLYLLVLARFFMALAGLDAGSTFGGMGSSREMSIAAVIEPTTIIVFAALAFVFKSLNIIDMAGIAATTGTPVTPVLILLGISLFIILIVETARIPVDNPETHLELTMIHEGMILEQSGKNLALMEYSAAIKQVVLMALLINLVIPWGIATTLAPAALAAAAVLFVAKGLVLALVIGLFESSMAKMRFFRLPGLFVMAFFFSTLIIIVEVFA, from the coding sequence ATGAGCTTCGATTTCTTCTTGTACGGGATCATCAATACCCTCTGTGTTGTCCTTGTCGCCCCGCTCTTTGTGAGCGTGGTAAAGAAAGTCAAGGCGTGGACACAGGGGAGGCAGGGCCCGTCGGTCTTCCAGACCTATTACACCATAGCAAAACTGCTCAAAAAAGAGGTGATCTATTCCCCGGATGCCTCGCGGATCAGCCGGGTCACGCCATGGGTCTGCATGGTGGCTATCCTTGTTGCCTCGCTCTTTGTCCCGCTTGTCTACGTCACGGCACCGGTCGGGGGGATTGGCAATATCATCCTCTTTTTGTACCTGCTCGTGCTTGCCCGGTTCTTCATGGCCCTTGCCGGGCTGGACGCGGGAAGCACGTTTGGCGGGATGGGCAGTTCACGGGAGATGAGCATTGCCGCGGTCATCGAACCCACCACAATCATCGTCTTTGCCGCGCTCGCGTTTGTCTTTAAGTCCCTCAATATTATCGACATGGCAGGGATTGCTGCCACCACCGGTACACCGGTAACCCCGGTGCTCATCCTCCTTGGGATCTCGCTTTTCATCATCCTGATCGTGGAGACCGCACGGATCCCGGTGGACAATCCCGAGACCCATCTTGAACTCACCATGATCCATGAGGGCATGATCCTGGAGCAGTCCGGAAAGAACCTTGCCCTGATGGAGTACTCCGCGGCAATAAAGCAGGTCGTGCTCATGGCTCTGCTCATCAACCTGGTCATTCCGTGGGGAATTGCAACCACACTTGCTCCCGCAGCTCTCGCAGCAGCAGCCGTCCTCTTTGTCGCAAAAGGGCTTGTCCTTGCGCTGGTGATCGGCCTGTTTGAATCCTCCATGGCGAAAATGCGGTTCTTCCGCCTGCCCGGCCTCTTTGTGATGGCGTTTTTCTTCTCTACGCTTATTATCATTGTCGAGGTGTTCGCATGA